In a single window of the Acetivibrio clariflavus DSM 19732 genome:
- the hflC gene encoding protease modulator HflC: MKKIVIPVVVFLTLILILTGAYIVKEDEYACIKRFGKVIDIKDSAGLYFKVPFLDSKFELPKKKILYDLQPSNVLTEDKKAMVVDNYVVWKISDPLEFYKSVGLVSEAEKRIDAAVYNAVKNTMGTLKQNSIINEKLSARGEFNATVKEEVANQIKHYGIDIIDVKIKKLDLPIENEESVYKRMISEREKIAEQFIAEGEYEAQKIKNEVDKEVAILISQAKAKEQELLGEGEAEYMKILADAYSGEKMEFYEFIRSLEAMKTSLKGEKTLVLPLDSPITKYLISDK; this comes from the coding sequence ATGAAAAAGATTGTTATTCCGGTAGTAGTATTTTTAACCCTTATATTGATTCTAACGGGTGCTTATATTGTTAAAGAAGATGAATATGCTTGTATAAAGAGATTTGGTAAAGTCATAGATATAAAAGACTCAGCCGGGTTGTATTTTAAAGTACCTTTTTTAGACAGTAAATTTGAGCTTCCAAAGAAAAAAATTTTGTATGATTTACAGCCGTCGAATGTTTTGACAGAAGATAAGAAAGCCATGGTTGTAGACAATTATGTAGTGTGGAAGATTAGCGATCCTTTGGAGTTTTATAAATCGGTAGGTCTTGTGTCAGAAGCTGAAAAAAGAATAGATGCAGCAGTATACAATGCAGTTAAGAACACAATGGGTACATTGAAGCAGAACAGTATAATAAATGAAAAGCTTTCCGCAAGAGGGGAGTTTAATGCAACGGTTAAGGAAGAAGTGGCAAATCAAATTAAACATTACGGTATTGACATTATAGATGTTAAAATAAAAAAGCTTGACTTGCCCATTGAAAATGAGGAATCGGTTTATAAGAGAATGATATCCGAAAGGGAAAAAATTGCTGAGCAGTTTATTGCCGAAGGAGAATATGAAGCACAGAAAATTAAAAACGAAGTGGATAAGGAAGTAGCCATATTGATTTCTCAGGCTAAGGCAAAGGAACAGGAACTTTTAGGTGAGGGAGAGGCAGAATACATGAAGATTTTGGCCGATGCCTATTCCGGTGAAAAGATGGAGTTTTATGAATTTATAAGGTCCCTTGAAGCAATGAAAACTTCCTTAAAAGGGGAAAAAACTCTTGTACTTCCGCTGGATTCACCGATTACAAAATATCTTATAAGCGATAAATAA